Proteins encoded by one window of ANME-2 cluster archaeon:
- a CDS encoding serine hydrolase: MKNTDVEHKLQKLIDKIVKSDKHVKNAVLAVSTGDGEFNWSSAAGMADPEENRIMTVDTPVFIASITKMFTATVVMLLFEKNKLKLDAPMSDYLPSSMINRIHVYAGKDYTDQVLVRHLLSHTSGIPDYYTKAPENKKSFFEILISEPDRIWTVEDTVAFARDNLKPEFAPGERASYADTNFQLLGFIIESVTGQSLHDVYKELIFKPLGMKHTYLYTRSKPIDSNIEKPAHFFFKNTDLTNIKAFESSWADGGILSTVDDCLVFIKAFNTGTIFSNEDTGHLMRDWKKLQKGMYYGFGTMHFVPPELFFLLFSYPNITGHFGSIGSFLFYCEKLDIYIAGTMNQGKSASRPFRVVLKVINLIRKFEKEKK; this comes from the coding sequence ATGAAAAACACGGATGTAGAGCATAAACTACAAAAATTAATTGATAAAATTGTGAAAAGTGATAAGCATGTAAAAAATGCGGTGCTTGCTGTTTCTACAGGGGATGGTGAATTCAACTGGTCCAGTGCAGCCGGTATGGCTGATCCTGAAGAGAATCGAATAATGACTGTAGACACTCCTGTATTTATTGCCAGCATTACTAAAATGTTTACAGCAACTGTTGTAATGCTTCTTTTTGAAAAGAACAAACTCAAATTAGACGCTCCTATGTCGGATTACCTTCCTTCTTCCATGATCAATAGAATTCATGTTTATGCTGGAAAGGACTACACAGATCAGGTTTTGGTACGTCATCTTTTAAGTCATACATCAGGAATCCCTGATTATTATACTAAAGCACCAGAGAATAAAAAAAGCTTTTTTGAGATTCTTATTTCAGAGCCTGACAGAATTTGGACTGTAGAGGATACAGTTGCTTTTGCACGAGACAATCTTAAACCTGAATTTGCACCAGGTGAGAGGGCTTCTTATGCAGATACAAATTTCCAGCTTCTGGGTTTTATTATTGAATCCGTAACTGGACAATCTCTTCATGATGTGTATAAAGAACTTATTTTTAAACCACTTGGTATGAAACATACTTATCTTTATACGCGTTCTAAACCTATTGATTCGAATATAGAAAAACCGGCACACTTCTTTTTTAAGAATACTGATCTGACAAATATAAAAGCTTTTGAATCTTCCTGGGCTGATGGCGGTATTCTCTCTACAGTTGATGATTGTCTGGTGTTCATTAAAGCATTTAATACTGGAACGATTTTTTCAAATGAAGATACAGGACATTTAATGCGTGATTGGAAAAAACTGCAAAAGGGAATGTATTATGGTTTTGGTACAATGCATTTTGTACCTCCTGAACTTTTCTTTCTTCTTTTCTCTTATCCAAATATTACGGGACATTTTGGTTCAATTGGGTCATTTCTATTTTATTGTGAAAAGCTGGATATTTATATTGCCGGAACAATGAATCAGGGAAAATCTGCAAGTAGACCCTTTAGAGTTGTGTTAAAAGTGATCAATTTAATCCGAAAATTCGAGAAAGAAAAGAAATAG
- a CDS encoding GNAT family N-acetyltransferase, with protein sequence MINDALDDQDEMISRTYLCCLNKSITGFFTIVADTIEVQAIDEADGIDGYPYHKYPSIKIARLAVDETCERQGFGRFLVLAAIGLALSVSGIIGCRYLTVDSNPESMSFYERLGF encoded by the coding sequence TTGATAAATGATGCCCTGGATGACCAAGACGAAATGATAAGCAGGACATATCTCTGCTGCCTGAATAAGAGTATTACAGGATTTTTCACTATTGTTGCCGATACCATCGAGGTCCAGGCCATTGATGAAGCAGATGGTATAGACGGTTATCCGTATCATAAATACCCAAGTATCAAGATTGCCAGACTGGCGGTTGACGAAACTTGTGAGAGGCAGGGGTTTGGCAGGTTCCTAGTCCTGGCTGCTATCGGGCTGGCTTTATCTGTGTCCGGGATCATAGGCTGCCGGTACCTTACTGTGGATTCCAATCCCGAGAGTATGAGTTTCTATGAGAGGCTGGGGTTTTAG
- the vsr gene encoding DNA mismatch endonuclease Vsr produces MVDVHSPDQRSFNMSRIKGKNTKPELIVRQWLWRNGLRYRLHRNDLPGKPDIVFTGRKKVIFVNGCFWHKHNCKYFKWPKSNTEFWRQKIEGNVRRDADNFVALTAVGWGYMVIWECEIKEKNLEPLWERIKVKNDE; encoded by the coding sequence ATAGTGGATGTCCATTCACCAGATCAACGCAGTTTCAACATGTCCCGTATAAAAGGGAAAAATACTAAGCCGGAATTGATAGTACGGCAGTGGCTTTGGCGGAATGGATTAAGGTACAGGCTTCATCGGAATGACCTGCCCGGAAAACCGGATATAGTTTTTACAGGACGTAAAAAAGTCATCTTTGTAAATGGTTGCTTTTGGCACAAACATAATTGTAAATATTTCAAATGGCCTAAATCCAATACCGAATTCTGGCGGCAGAAGATTGAAGGTAATGTACGCAGGGATGCAGACAACTTTGTTGCATTAACTGCTGTAGGGTGGGGATATATGGTTATCTGGGAATGCGAAATCAAGGAAAAAAACCTGGAACCGTTGTGGGAACGGATCAAGGTAAAAAACGATGAATAA